The following coding sequences lie in one Arachis ipaensis cultivar K30076 chromosome B05, Araip1.1, whole genome shotgun sequence genomic window:
- the LOC107644077 gene encoding polyamine-modulated factor 1-binding protein 1-like gives MRHEDAKANEKVVGIFATQEQSWLQERRKLREHIGALMNELRVFEKKKDEVVSEMSQKLKEIEDLLESRDKVIQEGEQKRKELEENLVKAEREAEELRESVKLEAQEHSSDLRKHKTAFIELVSNQRQLEAELGRAMKQLEAAKQELGSVLEKKEESELLAQKLSIEIVFWLNFCICVFMHLTCSTKCFIHLRKSRVNSTPVNQR, from the exons ATGAGGCATGAGGATGCAAAGGCCAATGAGAAAGTTGTGGGGATCTTTGCTACACAGGAGCAGAGTTGGTTGCAAGAAAGGCGAAAACTTCGGGAGCACATTGGGGCACTGATGAATGAGCTGAGagtgtttgaaaagaaaaaggatgaGGTTGTCTCTGAAATGAGCCAGAAATTGAAGGAAATAGAGGATTTGCTGGAGTCCAGGGACAAAGTGATTCAAGAAGGGGAGCAGAAGAGGAAGGAGTTGGAGGAAAATCTTGTAAAGGCTGAAAGGGAAGCAGAAGAATTGAGAGAATCTGTTAAGCTTGAAGCTCAGGAACACTCCTCTGATCTCAGGAAGCACAAAACTGCCTTCATTGAGCTGGTGTCAAACCAACGGCAGCTAGAAGCGGAGCTTGGCCGCGCCATGAAGCAGTTGGAGGCTGCAAAGCAGGAGCTTGGTTCAGTCTTGGAGAAGAAGGAGGAGTCAGAATTGTTGGCCCAAAAATTGTCTATTGAAATTGTATTTTGGTTGAACTTTTGTATTTGTGTCTTTATGCATCTGACCTGTTCGACGAAATGCTTCATCCATCTAAGGAAATCAAG GGTGAATTCAACTCCGGTAAATCAACGGTGA